The sequence below is a genomic window from Barrientosiimonas humi.
TCAGGCCGAACCCGATGGCCAGGTTGCCGTAGCCGATGCCCGGGACCGGCCAGGTGTTGTCGGGGCCGTCGGACAGGATGTAGAACACCACGATCCACAGCAGCCCGACGACCATCAGGCCCACCATCACCGGCGCCCACCAGGTGGGGTTCATGCCGGGCAGCGGCTGGGGCCGGTCGCCGCGGCGGCGGGTGCGCTTGGTGGGCGTGACCTTGCCGTCGTCGTCGGCGTCGTCCTTGACCGCGTCCTCCTTGGCCAGGCCGTCCGTGGCGTCGTCGTCGGCCACGGTGTCCGGCTCGGCGGCGATGCGGCGGTCCCGGTCGGTCTTCTTGGCCTTCGGCGGACGCGTGCCCTTCCCGCCCTTGGCCGGACGGTCCCCCTTGGACTTGCCCTTGGCCTTGGCGGTGCCCGTGGTCGTCGTCTCCTCGACCTCGACCGTCTCGTCGACGGTCGTGCCGTCGGCGTCGGTGCGCTCGACCTCGATCTCGGTGACGTCGTCGGTCGCGTCGACGGGCTTGCGGTTGTCCTTCGACGTTGCCACGCCGCTCCTTCGGTCGGGGACCGGCAGGGACTCGCCCGGCCGGCGCTGGCTTAGGCTAGAAGGGTAGTTGACCATCCTTGAGCCGGAGCGTCGCCCGTATGTCGCGATCCCGTTGGCGGCTCGTCGTCCCCGCCGTCGCCACCGCCGCCGGACTGCTGTTCGGCATCAGCGCGTCGACCTCGAAGGGCACCGACCTGCGCAGCGGGCAGACCGACCTGGTCGGGCTGATCAACGACGGCAACGCCAAGGTCGCCCGGCAGCAGCGCGAGGTGCAGGGGCTGCGCAAGCAGGTGCAGGACCTCACCGCCAAGGACGCCCCCGGCACCAGCGCCGACCAGCTCACCAAGCAGGCGTCGGCGATCGCCCCGACCGCCGGGCTGAGCCCGGTGTCCGGCGAGGCGATGCGGATCACGCTGTCCGACTCCACCCGCGACGTGTCGTCGCTGCCCGAGGGCGGCACGGCCGACTGGCTGGTGGTGCACCAGCAGGACGTGCAGGGCGTGGTCAACGCGCTGTGGCAGGGCGGGGCCTCGGCGATGATGCTGATGGACCAGCGGGTCATCTCGACCAGCGCCGTCCGCTGCGTCGGCAACACGCTCATCCTGCAGGGCCGGGTCTACTCCCCGCCGTTCACCATCACCGCGATCGGCGACCCGGGCGCGCTGCGCAAGGCGCTGGACGCCAGCCCGGCGGTGCGCAACTACCGCGCCTACGTCGACATCGCCGGTCTCGGCTACAAGGCCGAGCAGCTCGATGCCAGCTTCCCTGCCTACTCTGGGTCCCTGACCCTGCGCTACGCCAAGCCGGCGTCCTGACCGGCCGCGAGAAGGACCCGCCCGTGCCCCGCATCCTCGTCGTGGACAACTACGACAGCTTCGTCTTCACCATCGTCGGCTACCTGCAGCAGCTCGGCGCCGACACCACGGTGCTGCGCAACGACGCCCTGTCCGCCGCCGACGGCGCCGACTTCGACGGCGTGCTCATCTCGCCCGGCCCCGGCACCCCCGAGGAGGCCGGTGTGTCGATGGCGATGATCGAGGCGTGCGCCGAGCGCGGCCAGCCCATGCTCGGCGTGTGCCTCGGCCACCAGGCGCTCGGCGCGGTGCTCGGCGCCACGGTCGGCCGCGCGCCCGAGCTGCTGCACGGCAAGACCTCGCGGGTGCTGCACGACGACACCGGGGTGCTCGAGGGGCTGCCGTCGCCGTTCACCGCGACCCGCTACCACTCCCTGACGATCGCGCCCGACACGGTGCCGGCCTCGCTCGTGGTCAACGGGCGTACGTCCTCCGGAGTCGTCATGGCGGCGCACCACGCCACGCTGCCGCTGCACGGCGTCCAGTTCCACCCCGAGAGCGTGCTCACCGAGGGCGGCCACCGGATGCTGGCCAACTGGTTGCAGCTGGTGGGCGACACCGGCGCGGTCGAGCGCAGCGAGGGCCTCGCCCCGCTCGTGCACCGCTGACGTCACCGAGCGAGAGAACCGCACGAGACCACCGGACCGAAACGCGAGCGCGGGCCCAGCCGAACGGCTGGGCCCGCGCGCGTCTGCCGGGCCGGAACCTCCCGGCCCGCCGACTCAGCCGGTCGTCGCGGACAGCGTCGGCTCCGGCGTCGACGTGGGGGACGGCGCCGGGCTCGACGGGGTCGGCGACGGGGTCTGCGACGGCGGCTCGCTCGTCGGCGTCTCCGGCGGCGAGGTCGTGGTCGGCGACGGGGTCGACGGCGAGGGCGTCGCGGTGGTCGGCGGCGGCACGGTGACCGTCTCGTTGGGCGCCTGGCCCACGATCAGCTCGATCTCGGAGTTGAGGTCGACCTTGTCGCCGGCCTGCGGCACCTCCAGCACCCGGCCCTGCTGGTTGGTGTCGTCGGTGACCCGGTTGGTGATCGGCTGGCGCACCCGCAGCCCGACCTCGTTGAGCGCGAGGGTCGCATCGGGGGTGGTCTGGCCAGAGAGGTTCTCCGGCACGGTGACCTGACCCGACGACAGCCGCAGCGTGATGGTCTGCTCCGGGCCGACGTCGCTGCCGCTGGCCGGGGTGGTGCTCGCGACCTGGTCCTTGGCGTAGCGGGTGTCGTCCTGCGGGCTGCTCGACACCTGGATCTGGCTGTCGTCGAACCCGGCGGCCGTCAGCTGTTGTCGCGCCTCGGTCTCGGTGCGGCCGCGCACGTCGATCATCGAGATCGAGCCCGGGCCGCTGGAGACGGTGATGGTCACGGTGCTGTTGGGGGGCGCCAGGCTGTTGGCCGCCGGGTCCTGCTCGACGACCGAGCCCTCCTGCTGCTCGCTCGCGACCTGCGTCGCGCGCGGCGTGAAACCGGCCTGGCGCAGCACGTCCTCGGCCTGGGTCTGATCCATGCCGCGGACCGACGGGACCGTCTCGGTCGCGCTGGTGGTGCCGCCCGGGTTCATCTGGCTGAGCAGGTAGCCGATGCCGAGGATCGCCGCGAGCGCCACGACCGCCGCGGTGATCCACAGGGCCGTACGGCGCGGCGGCCGTTCGGCGGTCGACATGTCGGCCGTGTGGTCGCGACGGGTCGCGGGCTCCGGCGGCTCGGCCCGCACCCGGGTCGGGTCGGCCCCGAGCGCCGCGAGCGAGGCGACCGCCGCCTCGCTGATCGGCTGCCCGGCGCGGGCGGCCTGCAGGTCGGACCGGAAGTCGCCCGCGGTCTGGTACCGCCGGTCGCGGTCCTTCTCCAGCGAGTGCAGCGTCACGGCGTCCATCGCCTGCGGCACGTCGGGCTGATAGGTCGACGGCGGCGCGGGGTCGTCCTTGATGTGCTGGTAGACGAGGCTCACCGGCTCACCGATGAACGGCGTACGGCCCGCGAGCAGCTCGAACAGCAGGCAGCCTGTGGAGTACAGGTCGGAGCGCTGGTCGACCTTCTCGCCCTGCGCCTGCTCGGGCGACAGGTAGCGCGCGGTGCCGACGACCGCCTGGGTCGAGGTCATCGTGGCGCTCGCGTCGGCGAGCGCGCGGGCGATGCCGAAGTCCATCACCTTGACGCTGCCGCCGCGGCTGACCATGACGTTGGCCGGCTTGATGTCGCGGTGGACGATGCCCTTGGCGTGGCTGTACTCCAGCGCCGAGAGCACCCCCTGGGTCACCCGGGCCGCCTCGTCGGGCGAGAGCCGGCCCTCCTCGTTGAGGATCTCGCGCAGGGTCTTGCCGTCGACGTACTCCATGACGATGTACGGGATGTCGACCCGGGCGCCGCCGGTCTCGATGTGCACGTCCTCGCCGGAGTCGTAGACCGCGACGATCGCGTGGTGGTTGAGCCCCGCGGCCGACTGCGCCTCGCGCCGGAAGCGGGTGAGGAACGTCTGGTCGCGGGCCAGGTCGGCCCGCAGCATCTTGATGGCGACCTGACGCCCGAGGCGGGTGTCGTGGCCCAGGTGGACCTCGGCCATGCCGCCACGTCCGATGAGCTCGCCGACCTCGTATCGGCCGCCGAGGACGCGGGGCGTCTCGCTGCTGTCTGTCACGCCTCGCTCCGGTCAGGGACGTCGTCACCCGGCATGGAGACCGGGGTGAACGGGGTTTCGAAGGGCCCGGTGTTGACCGGGTTGCTGGGGGAGTTGCCGCCGCCGGGGCTGTCGTCGCCGCCCTGGCTGAGCACGATCACGAGCACGACCACGGCGATCAGCGCGAGCAGCGCGACACCGGCGGCGATCAGCTTGCCGCGGCTGATGCCCCCGAGGGTGCTGGTGGCGGTCGCGCTGCCGCCGAGCTGGCCCGAGCGCTCGCCCGGGCCGTCGCCGGAGCGGCGCACCGGCTGGGTCTGCTGCGGCCCGGACGTGCTGCGCAGCTGCTGCTGCGGGCCCGAGCGGACCTGGCTCTGCGGGCCCGACTGGCCGCCGCGCAGCTGCGCCTGCGGACCGGACTGCCCGTGCGGGCCGCCGTGCTGCCGGTTCGGCCCGGAGGTGCCGGCGGGCTGCGGACCCGTCGGCTGCGGACCGGAGACGGCCCCGGGCATCCGGGCGCGGTGCTGCGGACCGGAACCGCCGGCCGGCACCGGACCGGTCGGCTGGGGACCGGAGTGCGGGCCGCGGCCCTGCGGACCCGAGGGGCCGGCCGGGTGCGGACCCGTCGGCTGCGGACCCGACTGCGGCCCCCGGGGGCCGTGCTGGCCCGGACCGCCCTGCGGCGGGCGACCCGGCGCTCCCTGCGGTCCGCTGTGCGGCCCGCTCGTGGGGCCGGGGTGACGCTGGGCGCGCTGCTCGGGGCTGAGCGCCCGCGGGCCCTGCGACCCCATCGGCCCGCGCGGCGGCGCCGCACCGAGCATCCCCATCCGGTCGGCGTCGCGCAGCGCCTGGCGCAGGGCGCGGCCGAACTCCGCGGCCGACTGCGGCCGGCGGCGCGGGTCCTTCTCGAGCGAGGCGTGCACGACCGCGCGGATGGTGGGCGGGACGTACGGCGGCAGCGGCGGGGGCGGCTCGTTGACGTGCGCGAGCGCGAGCGCGACCGCGGTGTCGGCCTCGAACGGGCGGCGGCCGGCGAGCATCTCGTACGCCACCACGCCGAGGGCGTACACGTCCGACAGGCCGGTGGCCGGGCGGCCGACGGCGGCCTCGGGAGCGAGGTACTGGGCGGTGCCCATGACCTCGCCGGTCTTGGTCATCGCGACCGCGTCGGCGGCCCGGGCGATGCCGAAATCGGTGAGCTTCGCGGTGCCGTCGGGGTCGATGAGGATGTTGGCCGGCTTGACGTCGCGGTGGATCAGGCCGTTCTTGTGCGCGGCCTGCAGCGCGCTCGCGGCCTGCGCGACGATCTCGACCGTGTCGATCGGCGACATGGGCGCGCGCTCCTCGATGAGCTTCGAGAGCGGCCGGCCGGGGACGTACTCCATGACGAGGTAGGCGGTGCCGTCGTCCTCGCCGTAGTCGTAGACCTGGGCGATGTTGCCGTGGGTGAGCGCCGCGGACAGGCGCGCCTCGTTGCGGAACCGCTCGGTGAAGCCGGTCTCGTCGGTGAGGCCCGACTTGAGCACCTTCAGGGCGACGCTGCGCCCGAGGATGTCGTCCTTGGCCTGCCAGACCTCGCCCATGCCGCCGGCGGCGATGCGCTCGGTCAGGGTGTAGCGGCCGCCCATGCTGCCGCCGACCGTCGGGTGCTTGCTCACTGCGACACCACCGCCTCCATCACCTTGCGGGCGATGGGCGCCGCCACCACTCCACCGCTGGCCTCGTCAGCCATCGTTCCCCCATCCTCGACCACGACGGCCACGGCCACCCGCGGGTTGTCGGCCGGCGCGAAGCCGGTGAACCAGACGTCGGCCTTGCCCTGCCCGGTCTGCGCGGTGCCGGTCTTGCCCGCGACCCGCATGCCCGGGATCGCGGCGTTCTTGCCCGACCCGTTGCTCACGACCCGCTCCATCATCTGGGTGAGCGAGGAGGCCGTGGTGCCCGAGATCGGCCGGGCGAACTGCGACGGGTCGGTCGTGTCGATGACGTCGAGGTCCTTGTCGCGCACGTTGCGCACCAGGAACGGGTTCATCTCGCGGCCGCCGTTGGCGATCGCGGCGCTGGTCATCGCGACCTGCAGCGGCGTGGCGCGCACGTCGAACTGGCCGATCGCCGACTGCGCCAGCTGCGGCTGGTTCAGCGAGGGCGGGAAGGTGCTGGGCGTCGCCCGCATCGGCACGTTGATCGGCTTGCCGTAGCCGAACTTGGCGGCCTGCTCACGGATCGGCTGCTGCCCGAGGTCCATGCCGAGCTTGCCGAAGTAGGTGTTGCAGGAGATCTCCAGCGCCCGCGCCATGTCGGTCTTGTTGTCCGGGCCGCACGGCTGGCCGTCGACGTTGGGCAGGTCGACCGAGGTCTGCGGCAGGTCCAGGCTCGCGGGCGCCGGCAGCTCGGACTGGGGGGTGTACTGCCCCGACTCCAGCGCCGCCGCCGCCGTGACCAGCTTGAACGTCGAGCCCGGCGGGTAGAGGTCGCCCCGGATGGTGCGGTTGATCATCGGGTCGTTCGGCGCCTTGCTGAGCTGCTCCCAGTTGCGCGACACCGCCCGCAGGTCGTGGCTGGCCAGCAGGTTGGGGTCGTACGACGGCTTGCTGACCATCGCGAGGATCGCGCCGGTCTTGGGGTCCAGCGCGATGACCGCGCCGCGCTGGTTGCCGAGCGCGTCGTAGGCGGCCTTCTGCGCGGCCGGGTCGATGGTCAGCTCGACCGAGGCGCCCTGCGGCGGCTTGCCGGTGAGCACGTCGCCGATGCGGCGGTAGAACAGCGCGTCGGCCGTGCCGGACAGCATCGAGTCGTAGTTGTCCTCGATGCCGTTGCCGCTGCCGTAGGTGAAGGAGTAGTAGCCGGTGACGGGGGCGTACAGCTTGGCCTGGGGGTAGGAGCGCTGCCACTGCAGGTCGTCCTCGGTCGGGCTGGACTGCGCGACCGGGGTGGAGCCGACCAGGATCGAGCCGCGCTCGCGGCTGTAGGAGTCGAGCAGGGTGCGCCGGTTGCCGTCGGCGGTGTTGAGCTCCTCGGCCTGGACGAACTGGATCATCGTGCTGGCCAGCAGCAGGCTGAGGAACATCGCGGCGGCGACGACGCCGATGCGGCGGATCGGGGAGTTCATCGGGTACGCACCACCTGGGTCTCGTCCTGGCCCACCTGGGCGACACGGGCTTGGTCGACCGGGCGACGCGCCTGGTCGGAGATGCGCAGCAGCAAGGCGACGATCACCCAGTTCGCGAGCAGGGAGGAGCCGCCGGCGGACAGGAACGGCGTGGTCAGACCGGTCAGCGGGATCACCCGGGTCACGCCGCCGACGACCACGAAGATCTGCAGCGCCAGCGAGAACGCCAGGCCGGTCGCGAGCAGCTTGCCGAAGCCGTCGCGGGCGCCGATGCCGGTGCGCAGACCGCGCTCGACGATGAGGGCGTACAGCGCCAGGATCGCCATCAGCCCGACCAGGCCGAGCTCCTCGCCGAAGCTGGGGATGATGAAGTCGGACTCGGCGTAGTAGGTCAGCTGCGGGCGCCCCTGGCCGAGGCCCTTGCCGAGCAGCCCGCCGGAGGCCATGCCCATCAGGCCCTTGGCGAGCTGGTCGCTCACGCCGGGGGCGAACGGGTCGAGCCACAGGGTGACGCGCTGCTGCAGGTGGGAGAACAGCTGCCAGGCGACGAGCGCGCCGCCGGCGAACAGCAGCAGACCGATCGCGATCCAGGCGCGGCGCTCGGTCGCGACGTAGAGCATCGCGACGAACAGGCCGAAGAACAGCAGCGAGGAGCCGAGGTCGCGCTGGAAGACCAGGACCGCGAGCGAGGCGAGCCAGGCGATCATGATCGGGCCCATGTCGCGGGCGCGCGGCAGCGGGAAGCCGAGCACCCGGCGGCCCACGAGCGACAGCGCGTCACGGGTCGCGACGAGGTAGGACGCGAAGAAGATCGTCAGCAGGATCTTGGCGAGCTCGCCGGGCTGGAAGCTGAACGGGCCGATGCCGATCCAGATGCGCGAGCCGTTGATGTTCTTGCCGATGACCGGGAACAGCGGCAGCAGGAGCAGCAGCAGACCCGCGAGCGCCATCGTGAAGGTGTAGCGGGTGAGCCGGCGGTGGTCGCGGATCAGCAGGATCAGCCCGATGGCGCACGCCACCGACAGGCCCGACCACATCAGCTGCTTCAGCGCCGCGCCCTCGCCGAGGGTGCGGTCCTTGGCGATGTCGATGCGATGGATCATCACCAGACCCAGGCCGTTGAGCAGGGTGGCCATCGGCAGCAGCAGCGGGTCGGCGTAGGCGGCGCGCCAGCGCAGCACCAGGTGGAAGACCAGGCCGAGCACGCCGATGCCGATGCCGAGCGTCGCCAGGTCGGTCGGGACCTGGCCGTCGGTGGCCAGGCCGACGTTGGCGTACGCCAGCAGGACGATGCCGATCGCGAAGATCAGCAGCACCAGCTCGGTGTTGCGTCGGGTGCGCTGCGGCAGGGTGGTCACGGTGCTCACGAGGTGCAGCCGCTCCCCCCGGTGCCGGTCTGGCACTTGACCATCTCCGCGCGCAGGTTCTCGACGATGCGGATGGCGGCGGTCTTGCCGCTGGCCGAGAGGGTGTCGCCGACCTTCTGGCGGTAGAACGGCGGCAGGTCGGCGACCGCGATGTCGGTGCGGGTGTCGACGTCGTTGAGCGACAGCGGCCCGAAGTCCTGCGGCACGCCGCGGAAGATCGTGACGACGCCGTTCTGCTGGCCGACGTAGAACTGCTGCTGGCTCCAGCGGTGGCCGACGAACGCGGCGACCGCGAGGACGACGGCGATCAGGCCGGCGAGGAAGGCCCATCGAAAGCGGGTCGACGAGCGCGACCCAGGGCCCTCCTCTGCCAGCAGCGGCCCGGAGCCGGGTGCCGGGGTGGCCCCACCGGCGGGTGCGTCGGGCGGCCCCTGCGGGGGCGGTGGCTGGTTGGCCTCGCGGCGCAGCGCGGCGGCCTTCTCGGCCGGGGTCTGCGGCTGCGGCTGGGTCGCGTCGGGGTCGTGCGTGGCGCCGAGCGCCGCGGCGGCGCCCACCACCTGCGGCTGGTTGGACGAGGCGTTGGCCTGGTCGACCACGTCGGCGACGACCACGGTCACGTTGTCGCGGGTGCTGGCGCGCAGCGCGATCGCGATGAGCTTGTCGGCCGTCTCGTCGGGGGTCCCGCCGTTCGCGAGGATGTCCTTGATGGTGGACGCCGCGACGTAGTCGGACAACCCGTCGGAGCACAGCAGGTATCGGTCGCCGATCTTGCCCTCGCGCAGGCTCAGGTCGGGCTCGTCGTCCTCGCGGCCGGTGAGCACCCGGGTGACCATGTTGCGCTGCGGGTGGTGCTCGGCCTCCTCCTCGGTGATCCGGCCGTCGTCGAGCAGGGCCTGCACGAAGGAGTGGTCCTTGGTGATCTGGGTCATCGTGCCGTCGCGCAGCATGAACGCGCGGGAGTCGCCGATGTTGGCCACCACCAGCTTGGTGCCGGTGCGTAGCAGGGCGATGCACGTGGTGCCCATGCCCTCGAGGTCGTCGGAGGCGTCCATCGCCTCGCGCAGGTGGGCGTTGGCGCGCAGCACCGCGGCGCGCAGCTGCTCCTGGGCGTCGTCGGCGCCGAGGCCGACACCGTCGAGCGCGACGAGCTCGCCGACGACGGTGGAGCTCGCGACGTCGCCCGCGGCGTGCCCGCCCATGCCGTCGGCGAGGATCAGCAGGTCGGGGCCGGCGTAGGCGGAGTCCTCGTTGCGCGACTTGGAGCCGAGGCCGAGGTCGGTGCGGGCGGCGTAGCGAAGAGCGATCGGCATGCAGGCCTACTTCCTCAGCTCGAGCACGGTCTGGCCGATGCGCAGGCGCGAGCCGGCGTCGACCTTGAAGCCCTGGCCGATGCGCTGGTTGCCGGAGAACGTGCCGTTGGTGGAGCCGAGGTCGTCGACGTACCAGCCGTCGTCCTGGCGATAGATGCGGGCGTGCCGCCCGGAGGCGAAGTCGTCGCTGAGCACGAGGGTGCACTCGGGGTTGCGGCCGATGAGCACGCCCGCGTCGGTGAGCGGCACCGTCACGCCGCGCAGGCCGCCCTCGATGACCGCGAGGTGGGTCGGGCCGCGCCGGATCGCGCGCGGCTGACGGCGCTCGCGCTCCTCGCCGCGGCCGCGCCCGGTGGCCGGGGCGTTGCGGTTGACCACGCGGGTGCCGTAGAGGTCGCCGCGCAGCACCCCCACGATGCTGAAGACGAACGTCCAGAGCAGGGCGAGCAGGCCGAGCCTGATGACGGTGACGGTCAGCTCGCTCACCGGCGCCCTCCCATGTGGATCGTGAACGTGGTGCGGCCGACCGTGATGCGGTCGCCGTCGATGAGCCGCGCGCGCGAGACCGGGTCACCGTTGACGTACGTGCCGTTGGTGGATCCGAGGTCGCGCAGCGTCGCGACCAGGTGCGGCCCGTCGTAGGTCACCCGGATCTCGCTGTGCTGCCGGGAGATCCCGGGGTCGTCGAGGATCACGTCGGCGCTGTCGTCGCGGCCGATGATCGTCATGGCCGACAGCAGCGGGTAACGCTCGCCGTCGATGTCGAGCCAGGGGCGCTGCTTCTTGGGGCGCGGCGGCGGGGGCGGCTTGGGTGCCGCGGCCGGCGGCTGCGCCTGCTGGGTGGGCTGGGCGTGCGCGCCGGGCTGGCCGGGGTGGCTCTGCTGGGTGGGCTGGGCGTACGCGCCTGGCTGGGGGTACGCGTCCGGCTGGGCGTGCTGCGTGGGCTGGGCGTGCGGGGCGAGCGGCGCGGCCGAGGTGGGGGCGTCGGGGCCGGCCTGCGGCTCGGGCCGCTGGTCAGCGCTGTCGGTGGGCCACTGGCTGGGGTCGCCGCCGCGCTGGGTGGCGCCGGGGTCGGGGTAGCCGCCGTAGTCGTACGCCTGCTGGTCGCCGCCCTGCTGCGCCGACTCGGGCTCGTCGCGCTCGGCGGGCCGCACGGGCTCGAGGTTCTCGACGTTCTTGGCGGTCGAGGAGCGGATGTGGAAGACGCCGGTCTCGAGCTCGGTGTTCTCCGAGAAGGTCACGGCGACCGGGCCGCCCGCGGTGTAGCGCTGGGTGTCGACGTGCTCGAGCGCGGAGGCGATGAGCTCGTCGGACAGCTCCTCGCGATAGGCGGTGAGCCGCTCGAAGTCGCCCTGGCTGAGCTCGACGTCGAACACGTTGGGCACGATCGGCCGCTGGTTCTTGCTGATGCTGCTGGCGCGGTTGTCCATGGCGCGGCGCATGGCGCTCGCGATCTCGACCGGTTGGACCTCGGCGCGGAAGGCCTTGGCGAACGCGCCGTTGACGGTGCGCTCGAGTCGGCGCTCCAGCTTGTCGAACAGTCCCATCGGCCCTCCTCCCAGGTGTGCTCGGCGATGCGGACTCGGTGTGGCCCGCGGGCAGGACTCATCGTGACCTGCCGGGTCAGTTCCAGGATCGTATCTGCCGTGCCTTGGCGGATCCTGCAACCTGGCGGCGCGTGCGAGGCTCGGGGCATGCCCACTGCACGCGGGAACCTCTCCTGGCAGCCCCTGAAGGACCACCTCGACCTCGTCGCGCAGCCGGTGGCCGACGCCGCCGACCTCGTGCCCGACGCCCAGGTCGCCACCATCGACGAGCAGCTCGCCGACACCGCCGAGTTCTGCGCGGAGTACGACGTCGCGCTGGAGTCGTCGGCCAACTGCGTCGTCGTGACCGCCCGGCGCGGCGACCGCACGACGCATGCCGCCCTCATGGTGCGCGGCACCGACCGCGCCGACGTGAACAAGACGGTGCGCAAGCACCTGGACGCCCGCAAGATCACCTTCGCCGACCAGGGGTATGTGGAGGAGGCCACCGGCATGCGCTCCGGCGGCATCACCCCGATCGGGCTGCCGAGCGACTGGCCGCTGCTGGTGGACAGCGCGGTAGCTACCGGCGGGCTGATGGTCGTGGGTGCCGGGGTGCGCTCGGCGAAGGTGCTGATCGACGGTGCCGCCCTCGCCGAGCTGCCGGGGGCGGAGGTGCTGGGGCTGGTGGTGCGGTGAGGTGCGTGTCGTGATCGGGCAGGCGAGGCCGGGTCGCGGTGAGGTGCGGGTCGCGATCGGTCGAACTCGTGCCTGTGGACAACGCTTCTCGGGGGCTCTGAGCGGGCAGGCTGGGAGTGCAGGCCCCGGAATCACGGCGATGCTTTAACAACTCTTTACGGTCGCGAGCCCGGGGTGGCAGGCGCCGGCTGGACATACTGCCGGGGTTTCGTGCACGCCAGTGGAGGGGCTTCCCGTGACTGTCACATCGTTCGTACGCGCCACCGCAGCCGCGGGGATCGCGCTCCTGGTCGCCGGTTGCACCGGCTCCGCCGACGGGTCGGAGACCAGCGCCGCGTCCTCGACGCCGGCACCTGCCACCACGTCGAGCTCGACGTCCAGCGCCCCACCCACCACGACCACGAGTACGTCGGCGACGACTCAGTCGATGGCGGAGAAGTACCCGGAGACTCCCGCCGGGGCGGAGGCGTTCGTGCGGGCGTATTGGTCGACGTACGACGAGGCCTGTCAGAAACCCTCAAAGGTGCCCGACCTGAAGTCGTTGGCGCAGCCCGAGTGCGCCTCTTGCAAGCGTTTGTCGGACGAGATTGAGGGCTGGGTCAAGAAGGGGGCTCACCAAAGCGGCCCCTCGGCCAGGGTTCTCAAGCTGAAGAGTGAGTCGGAAACGGATCCCGGTGTTGTGTTCGCGCTGGTGGACCAGTTGCCAGGCAATGTTGTAACGGCTGATGGCAAAGTTATCGACAAGATCTCTGCTCAGCAGGTGAAGATGGCGATGACGCTCACCTGGACGGACAGTGGATGGAAGGTCGCCCGGATTCAGCCGTATGAGGGGGAGCTGTGAGACCCCGGATAGCTTCGACCGGCTGTGCGTTCCTGGGCCTCTGGTTGCTGGCGCTCCCTGCCGCGCACGCCGGCAAGGTAGACGGTGCTGTCAAGGAAGAAGCGATCTATAACGGTCTTAGCAGGACGGAAACCCAGGAGCTGCCGTCTGTTGGGGATTACGAAGGTTCCGCGAAAGCCGGCACGAAGGTTCCTGCGAAGGTGCCGTACGAGTACAACACGGTGATGGCATGCGGACAGAATGGACCGAACAGTGATGGTGGCCTCGTGTGCTCGCCCGCGCTGACTGCATGCGAGAACGTGCCGGATGCGAACGGGCCATATGTCCGAGTGTTCCGCCGCCAGGTGTTCCCCGGACAAGAGCCCACAGGCTGGCGTCAGGTGGGCACGACGTGTTACCCCGAGCTGGTGCCGGGCGGTGCCAGT
It includes:
- a CDS encoding FHA domain-containing protein FhaB/FipA, with the protein product MSELTVTVIRLGLLALLWTFVFSIVGVLRGDLYGTRVVNRNAPATGRGRGEERERRQPRAIRRGPTHLAVIEGGLRGVTVPLTDAGVLIGRNPECTLVLSDDFASGRHARIYRQDDGWYVDDLGSTNGTFSGNQRIGQGFKVDAGSRLRIGQTVLELRK
- a CDS encoding PP2C family protein-serine/threonine phosphatase, translated to MPIALRYAARTDLGLGSKSRNEDSAYAGPDLLILADGMGGHAAGDVASSTVVGELVALDGVGLGADDAQEQLRAAVLRANAHLREAMDASDDLEGMGTTCIALLRTGTKLVVANIGDSRAFMLRDGTMTQITKDHSFVQALLDDGRITEEEAEHHPQRNMVTRVLTGREDDEPDLSLREGKIGDRYLLCSDGLSDYVAASTIKDILANGGTPDETADKLIAIALRASTRDNVTVVVADVVDQANASSNQPQVVGAAAALGATHDPDATQPQPQTPAEKAAALRREANQPPPPQGPPDAPAGGATPAPGSGPLLAEEGPGSRSSTRFRWAFLAGLIAVVLAVAAFVGHRWSQQQFYVGQQNGVVTIFRGVPQDFGPLSLNDVDTRTDIAVADLPPFYRQKVGDTLSASGKTAAIRIVENLRAEMVKCQTGTGGSGCTS
- a CDS encoding FtsW/RodA/SpoVE family cell cycle protein, with the translated sequence MSTVTTLPQRTRRNTELVLLIFAIGIVLLAYANVGLATDGQVPTDLATLGIGIGVLGLVFHLVLRWRAAYADPLLLPMATLLNGLGLVMIHRIDIAKDRTLGEGAALKQLMWSGLSVACAIGLILLIRDHRRLTRYTFTMALAGLLLLLLPLFPVIGKNINGSRIWIGIGPFSFQPGELAKILLTIFFASYLVATRDALSLVGRRVLGFPLPRARDMGPIMIAWLASLAVLVFQRDLGSSLLFFGLFVAMLYVATERRAWIAIGLLLFAGGALVAWQLFSHLQQRVTLWLDPFAPGVSDQLAKGLMGMASGGLLGKGLGQGRPQLTYYAESDFIIPSFGEELGLVGLMAILALYALIVERGLRTGIGARDGFGKLLATGLAFSLALQIFVVVGGVTRVIPLTGLTTPFLSAGGSSLLANWVIVALLLRISDQARRPVDQARVAQVGQDETQVVRTR
- a CDS encoding YbaK/EbsC family protein; protein product: MPTARGNLSWQPLKDHLDLVAQPVADAADLVPDAQVATIDEQLADTAEFCAEYDVALESSANCVVVTARRGDRTTHAALMVRGTDRADVNKTVRKHLDARKITFADQGYVEEATGMRSGGITPIGLPSDWPLLVDSAVATGGLMVVGAGVRSAKVLIDGAALAELPGAEVLGLVVR
- a CDS encoding FhaA domain-containing protein is translated as MGLFDKLERRLERTVNGAFAKAFRAEVQPVEIASAMRRAMDNRASSISKNQRPIVPNVFDVELSQGDFERLTAYREELSDELIASALEHVDTQRYTAGGPVAVTFSENTELETGVFHIRSSTAKNVENLEPVRPAERDEPESAQQGGDQQAYDYGGYPDPGATQRGGDPSQWPTDSADQRPEPQAGPDAPTSAAPLAPHAQPTQHAQPDAYPQPGAYAQPTQQSHPGQPGAHAQPTQQAQPPAAAPKPPPPPRPKKQRPWLDIDGERYPLLSAMTIIGRDDSADVILDDPGISRQHSEIRVTYDGPHLVATLRDLGSTNGTYVNGDPVSRARLIDGDRITVGRTTFTIHMGGRR